CGTCGCCGCTGCCGCGTGGGTGTCGCCGACGCCTCCTCCGCCGGGCGACTCCCGTGTGGGCGGGCTGGTCTTCTTCCCCGCGGGCTTCTCGGTCGCCGCGCTCGTCGTCCTCCTCGTCGACGACGGAGCGGCGAGGGGAGCCTCCTCCCTGTTCGCCGCCGGCACCCTCGCCGCGAGCACGCTCCGCCTGCTGCTCACCGTCGCCGACGCCGAGCGGCTGCGGCACCGCCAGGTGCAGCTGAACCGCAGCCTCGCCCAGGCGCGCGACGAGGCCGTCGCGGCGGCGTCGGCGAGGAGCGTCTTCGTGGCCACCATGAGCCACGAGATCAGGACACCGCTGAACGCGGTGCTCGGGATGAACGAGCTGCTGCTCGGGACGCGGCTCGACGCGGTGCAGCGCGAGTACGCCGAGAGGGCGGCGTCGAGCGGATCGCTCCTGCTCGACCTCATCACCGACATCCTCGACTTCTCGAAGATCGAGGCCGGCGCACTCGAGATCGAGCGCCGCGCCTTCGATCTGCGCCGTCTCGTCGCCGGCAGCGCGACCGTGCTCCTGCACGCGGCCGAGAGCAAGGGGCTGCCGATCGACGTGCGGATCGACGACGACTGCCCGCCATGGGTGCTCGGCGACGCGACCCGCCTCCGGCAGGTGCTGGTCAACCTCCTCGGCAACGCCGTCAAGTTCACCGACGCCGGAGGCGTCGTCCTCCGCGTGCGGCAGGCGGGGCCGGGCGTCACGGCCTTCGAGATCACCGACACGGGGACCGGCATCGCGGAGGACCAGCTCGACCGGCTGTTCGAGCCCTTCGCACAGGCGGACGAGTCGATCACCCGGACCCACGGCGGGACAGGGCTGGGGCTGACGATCTGCCGGTCGCTGGTCGAGCTGATGGGCGGCCGGATCACGGTGGAGAGCACTCTCGGGTCGGGCTCCCGATTCCGGTTCGAGCTCCCCCTCGCTCCCGCGACCGCTCCGGAGCACACCTCCGCCGACCGAGCGGCGCGCTCGGACGCCGGCGCTCCCGCGACGACGGCTCTGCGGGTCCTCGTCGTCGAGGACAACGCGGCGCTCCGCCTGCTCTCGACCCGGCTGGTCGCCGCCCTCGGGCACGACGTGGAGAGCGTCGTCGACGGGGCGGAGGCCGTGGCGGCGGCCGCGCGCACGTCGTACGACGTGGTCCTGATGGACGTGCACATGCCGGTCCTCGACGGGCTCGAGGCCACGCGCCGGATCAGGGCCGCCGCCGGACCCCAGCCCCGCATCGTCGGCCTGACCGCCGGCACCTCCGCCCGCGACCGCGACGACTGCGCCGAGGCCGGCATGGACGACTTCGTCGCCAAGCCCTTCACCTCCGAGGACCTGCGTCGGGCGTTCGCGGCTCTCGACGGACTCGAGCCCGCGGGCGAGGCCGCCGCCCGCGCCTTCAGCAGGCTCGACGAGCTGGGCGAGGACGCGCGGGCGGAGGTGCTCCAGGCCTTCGTGGAGCAGTCGACGCACGACCGCGCCAGGCTCGTCCGGGCCCTGGCCGGAGGCGACGCGACGACCCTCCGCTTCATCGCCCACCGGCTGCGCGGCGCGAGCCTCGCTCTCGGAGCGGACGAGCTGGCCGAGGCGTGCCGTCCGATCGAGACGGCCGCGCCGGACGCGGTCCTCGATCCGGCTCTGCACCGCCGCCTGCTCGAGGCGCTCGACTCCGCTCTGGAACGGATCGCGGAGGAGGACCGTGCCCGGCCGTGAGCGGGCGCCCGGGGCCACCGGTCCCTCCACCCGCACCATCAGCCTCGTCGCCGGCGCGGTCTTCTACGCCGGCTCCCTCGTCATCTTCCGCGAGGTCCTCACGGCGATCCCGTCGGTCCTGAACGGCGACGCGGTCATCGCCGGCGACGAGCTGGTCCCCTTCTTCAACTGGCGCAGCCAGCTGCTCGATCAGGCGGCCGGGCAGTTCAACGAGCTGGTGAACGGCTACGAGTTCCGCGTCCGCTACGCCTTCCTCACCACGTGGCTGCGCTACTACACCGTGCTGCCCTTCGCGATCCTGCTGGTGATCCCGACGCTCTTCTGGGTGGCGTACCTGGCCGTCGCGCGCTTCATGGACAGGGTCTTCACGAGCCTGTCGTCGCAGGCGATCCACCTGGCGACGTTCTTCCCGGTCGCGCTGATCTACCTGATCATGGTGTACGCCAAGATCACCCACTTCTACACGCTGATCCTCGGGCTCGTCCTGATGACGCTGTCGGCCCTGTGGATGCTGCACGCGCTGCTGTTCGCCGGCGAGCGGTGGAAGCGCTGGATGGTCGCGTCGAGCCTCGCCACCCTGCTGAACCCGGCGATCCACTACCTGATCCTCTTCAGCCTCTTCTTCGCGCTGACCGTGGTGACCCTCCTGATCGGCGAGATCGGCCGCTGGGTGCGGACGGGGGGAACGGCCGCCGTGCGGCGCCTCCCCCACCGCGTGGCCACGCTGGCGCTCGAGCGGGGCCGGCTGCGGCGCCTGCGCGCCTGGTTCGGCCGCCTCCCCGCGACCACGACGGGCCGCTCGG
The genomic region above belongs to Rathayibacter sp. VKM Ac-2759 and contains:
- a CDS encoding ATP-binding protein; this translates as MHRVWSIALETRSRPVAAAFAGLLALLAVDAVTLAVLPSDSAAYWWFVSVYLGVEAAAALLIALRVVRVRRERLAWALLSLAFVWLMAADAVESISAGPGGTQPNSLVSQILYGGFAVCMFVGLGLLVRARVARVSASVWLDGTIAALGLFAVSTSFTLTHGETLSGPEIIELLYPAIPLLFVALLIGALTALDRRPSPAWYLLVAAALVMTVSNVVTNPEMASGTYAFGNPYDVMWPLAAVLVAAAAWVSPTPPPPGDSRVGGLVFFPAGFSVAALVVLLVDDGAARGASSLFAAGTLAASTLRLLLTVADAERLRHRQVQLNRSLAQARDEAVAAASARSVFVATMSHEIRTPLNAVLGMNELLLGTRLDAVQREYAERAASSGSLLLDLITDILDFSKIEAGALEIERRAFDLRRLVAGSATVLLHAAESKGLPIDVRIDDDCPPWVLGDATRLRQVLVNLLGNAVKFTDAGGVVLRVRQAGPGVTAFEITDTGTGIAEDQLDRLFEPFAQADESITRTHGGTGLGLTICRSLVELMGGRITVESTLGSGSRFRFELPLAPATAPEHTSADRAARSDAGAPATTALRVLVVEDNAALRLLSTRLVAALGHDVESVVDGAEAVAAAARTSYDVVLMDVHMPVLDGLEATRRIRAAAGPQPRIVGLTAGTSARDRDDCAEAGMDDFVAKPFTSEDLRRAFAALDGLEPAGEAAARAFSRLDELGEDARAEVLQAFVEQSTHDRARLVRALAGGDATTLRFIAHRLRGASLALGADELAEACRPIETAAPDAVLDPALHRRLLEALDSALERIAEEDRARP